AGAATGTTTTATAATGTTCTTGGATATCTGGATATTTGTTTAATTCTTGATCATACAGCATTCTGAATTACTATGGAATCATTTACAGCATcataaaaaatcataatttttgcagctttctgcaaattgtacactgtaaaaaaggcTACATTGTGCAAACAACGCAAAAGTGGCTTGATGGGCTGATTAACCACCTTGCTTCCTAGCTGGGTTTACCTAATAGATTCTACAGTTacacagaaaaatgaaacattttttcttgagagtgaaaatatgtgcaaaaaaaaaaacgcctgCAAGCATTCATGCTAAAACATTAGAATTAGCTGCATTAAACATTTTAGAGCACCAAGTTAGAACTTAGAAGTTTTTATCACTCACATAATGTGTCATAATCAATGCATTTATTGATTTCGTCATTtatgtatacactatattgccagaagtattcactcacccatccaaataattgaattcaggtgttccaatcacttccatggccacaggtgtataaaaccaagcacctaggcctgcagactgcttctacaaacattagtgagcagaggttgccaactttctgcagagtcaattgctacctccaaacttcatgtggccttcagattagctcaagaacagcataggcagagcagctgcatccaagccttacatcactaagcgcaatgcaaagcgttgaatacagtggtgtaaagtgccgcctcTGGACTATAGAGCAGTTTAGACatcttctctggagtgatgaatcacgcttttCGGTCTGGCAATCCTATGGAGGAGTCTGGGTTTTCGGTTGCTAAGAGAACGGCaattatctgactgcattgtgccaagtgtaaagtttggtggaggggggttattgtgtggggttgtttttcaggagttgggttcgtccccttagttccagtgaaaggaactcttaaagcttcagcagaccaagagattttggacaatttcatgctcccaactttgtgagaacagttcgGGGACGTCCCCTTCCTGTTCCTAcgtgactgcacaccagtgcacaaagcaggtctatAAACACATGGATGACTGAGATTGGTGtgtaagaacttgactggcctgcacagagtcctgacctcaacccgatagaacacctttgggatgaattagagtggagactgtgagccaggccttcgcgtccaacatcagtgtctgacctcacaaatgtgctcctgtaagaatggtcaaaaattcccatgaacactaactaaccctaaccctaacccttaactttgtggaaagccttcccagaagagttgagaATGGGATgtatttcatatgtgtgtgaaagcagacaagcgaatacttttggcaatatagtgtagttgCCTCAACCCAACATGctcaatttacattttgctttttgtggtataaaatgattatgaaaTCTAACAACTGAGGAAAGTTATTGCAGTCCGTTTAAATAATTGTGACTATTTCAAATAATTCTGATTTggaaattatgtaataattttagAGGCCTATTGTGTACTTTACATAAGTTTTGAAGGTACACTACATTCACTTTCCTGAGGAAAGGGTAcacatatttgtactttttcatacaACCTAAAACATtatcaatggattatggtacaatcaCTTTCCATGACTTAACGTATTAAAGACAAATCCTCAAAGGTACCATCTCAGTGATGAGAATGGGACTACCTCAGTGACAGTATGgttttttctgagtgtatattttAGTATCATACTAGAATAATTTTATGCATCAGCAACAAAACtgcttttatattattaaaaacaatgatttgaaACTTTTGAATGCAAATTTAAAGTGATGTGCTTCCATTAAAAATAACTTATTCCAAAGCtaatttgctgtagaaaaaatacTGGATCAGTATCAGACGATACTCAAtgtttcaatatcagtatcgGAAAAGAAAAGGTGGTATAGTGCCATCTCTATTTTGCATCGTCATCCTTTTAAAACCTAAAGAAAATGCAAGAGCTGAATCAATGTCACATGAAATAATGTTTAACACAATGCTGCCTAATACAAAGTTTCCCCTGGGTTAAAGTAGCACGTAAAGGGACAAAAGTGCATTTTTGTTTCAGTTGAATATTCAGACTCAGAAAGACACCTTGTGTTTTCTCCCATACATACTGTTCCCAGGATTCTCTGTGCGTTATTTTTCCCTGAGCATCACACAAACCCATTGCATCCCTTTATACATAATACACTCCAGTCGACACAACATATATTACCACCACCCACAAATATCCATTCACTAAAAACACATAACTGTACCATTTCATTCACATtatcacataaacaaaacagcaatgGCAAACATATTGAACAGAAACCAGAGATCCTTGGCCATTTATGATTCGTTATGGATGACGACCCATTGAAGACAAGCCAGAAACATTCATGAACTTCAGTGCACATGTTTTATCAGATCCTGAATGtctttataatttttttgtatttttcaaatGTGGAAACCCACCTAAAGTGGGATGGTCAATAAACAGCAGTGGATTAattttctgccttttctctTCTGCTGGGTTTATATATCACCATTCATCAATTTAATGGAGAAGAAATGTTGCACTGTGGCTACAATGAACAATATAATTGGTTTAAACTTGCAATCTAAAATCTACAAGCATGGTCAATTGGTTCAGTTGTCGAATCAAAGCTTTCATTGAATCATGTTCCTTTGTGGACATCACAAATATTTTATCTTCCTCCCACACAAGTCAAAAATTATACTTTTCTGAATCCTCTTCATTCATACAGTCACCATCAAAAGCAACTATCAACaaaaattctaaaataaaaagctaattGATTGCcttaaatgaatttttttttgttttttggagatTCACTCTTACAAGTAATAATATATCCTGTGCTTTAGCTTTTCTCTGGCATTTTCAAGTGCAAGTTTTCTCCTTTGgtgatgttaatgttatttgtgCTGTCCATGTCCAATAATTTGTTGGCTTTGCAGCTTTGAAGCATGTTTAGTCTTTAGCCTATATAATCTCATCTCCTCCAAAGATGCACTTCAAATTTGAAGCATCATCCTGGGCCTTTTTGGTGCCTTATACAGTTTCTTGAAATCAAGTATAGCAATCAAAAACAACCCATGTGGGAACAACTCATAAGTCAAATGACCCCTCAGAGTAACAGAAACCAGCAGGATCAAAGGTCCATCTCATTCCCCATGTCTAGCCAGATACCTCTCCTCTTCAGAGAGCATGGGAACAGCTTCCACAGAAGCAGTGTAGAAACTGGAGCAGGAAAGGCGATAGGTTTTTGGATTTTTAACACATAAATCCAACACAGAACAATGTGCAAAATACCAAGAGAATCATCCCATTTTCCTTCAGCTTCTTCATTTGATTTATTCTAAAAAGAGGGGACATAGAGGCAGGATCAAGGGTTGGCATAGTAACACCTCCATTCAATCGTGTCATATCTCAGACTCACTCTTGTATGTCAGCGGATCGAGTGGAAGAGTCGTCTGCAGAATATCAAACTCAATCTGGTTGTCCATATCCAGCATGCAAAGGACGTTGTTGCTGGACGTCATGGCTGCTGTGTCGtggaacattttctggaagtcTTTTGGAACACTATTTGTGGTCATTGTTGCCAGATCCATATCCAGTGTTGCTAGTTCTTCCTTTAATTTTTCATTCtgcctctcctcctcttcttcttccgCAGAGCAGAAAGCCACCTCGTTCTCATAGCAGAAGGCGCTAGGTGAGTGGGGCGGTCGCAAGCACTGCGTCCTGCGGCTAACAGGTGTCCCAGAGCGCGATGAGGCAGAAGAGCGATGACTTGCAAGCTCACTTAGCTCCTTGGCACTGCAGGCAGGGGTAGAAGGAACCTCATAGGTCTTGTGGAAGCGAGCATAGTCCACTCTGTAGCGATCACAGTCTTCAAAGATGACTGGCTCGAAGCGGTGACCCCAGAGGATCTCCCGGGAAAGGTAGGAGCTCCTTGCTTGTGTGGTCATGGCAGTCGCCTCCACCATGCCTTCCAGTATCACCACAATCTCAAAGTCATCTGTCTCCAGATCTGCCTGGCTCATGGCCCACAGTGGAGAGTCTTCATCAATCTCGTGCACAATCACCAGTGGAGAGACTAGGAAAAGGCGGTCAATGCCTTCGTCGTAGCCCACATTCAAATCCATCTGCTCCAGTGGGATGAACTCACCCTCTGCTGTCACATAGGGGCGGATCAACTGTGCCCGGACATGGGCCTCCACAATGTGGCTCCTCCGGAGGTTTCCAACTCGCCACATGAGGCAGAGCTTTCCATCCCGCAGGGCAATAACAGCATTCTGTGAGAACAAAAGTGtctggtttcttttttttggtcgTGCCATCTTTGCCATAATGGTGCCAATCATGAAAGAGTCAATGATGCATCCTACGATGGACTGTATCACGACCGTCACCACAGCCACAGGGCACTCTTCAGTGACACAACGCCAGCCATAGCCTATTGTGGTCTGTGTCTCAATGGAGAACAGGAAGGCCCCCACAAAACCCTCCACATGCAGCAAACATGGCTTCCATGGCTTCTGTTGCCCCTCGCCTGTGCCTTGTATTTTCCGCTCTGGGTCAAAGTCTCCATGAGTCAaggaaacactgtaaaagatcACTCCAAAGATCAGCCATGATGCCAGGAAAGTGGTGCAGAAGATCAGTAGCAGGTAGCGCCAGCGGATGTCCACACAAGTGGTGAAGATGTCAGCCAAGTAACGCCGAGGCTTATCCTCCATGTTGGTGAAGACTACGTTACACTGGCCATTCTTCTTTACAAACCGGCTTCGTAGTTGGCCCCGACCTGTGGTGGAGATCTTTCCATTGTAGGTGTTCTCCATGGCCCCACCCAACCCGGAGCCACTGAGGGCACTGCCGGGTGAGGGCAGACGGCTGGGCGATCCGTGGCCGTTGTGCAGCCCCAACGTGGAGATCTTCAGGCCTTCTTCATCTGGAGAGACAAAGCTGTACCTGCGGGACGAGGAAGCAGAGAGTTCTGGGTTAGAAATACGAGTAAGAACAGTGGGGAGAGAGTCCTGGCTTGGCACTTGTGGCATTTGTGAGGGCTAAGAGACAGGAAGAGGACGAGCATTAAGACACCAGCCATAATCTCATTGCATCTCACTTGTTCTTTCCAGTGTCCCTTTAAAAGGACACAGAGTGACTAAGCATAGAGTGCTAACTCCGCAGACGTTAGCGGCTAAACCATGACTCATGCTAACTGCCGCACTGCTAACGCAATCCATTCTTCACTGAATTTCACTGTTCCCACCCCAACCAAACTGTTCCCCAACAGAATCAAAAGTCATTGACTCTTAATCCTCCCCCGTCTCATTGGACCCTTGAGTTTCCCTTGTCTAATGGGAATAAATAGGGTTAGCGTCAGATATATGTTACCTGGCCCTCTCCTCCAGAGAGGATTACTTTGGAAGGTGAGTTGTGTTTAGCCATATGATGAGGATTGCGGTCAGTGCAGATTTAGGGATTATAATCTGAGCCTTTCCCTCCTTTAGCAgcatatacacactcatacaggaCATGTTAGCAGTGCAGTACATTGCTTTCTGCTGCTGGTGGAAGAACAAGGTTGAAGAGAGTGTGTGTCAGGGTGGTCTATTATTGGATGATTATGTGCTAATTATTGATTCAATGTCATTTGTTCACAGAGATATTGGGTCCAGTTATCACCACATATCAGTCTGAATACGAACATTATTAATTatgaatacatacatttttgaaaagttgcATTACTAACAGAAGTTACAAGGTCAGATGTTAGTGATATTTGTAACAATGATGTCTTagcaaaaaaattgaaaatacaAGTTCTGTTCCAATCCTAACCAATATCTGTGGGTGCGTGGATCTATTAAGGTTCTAGCTCTCTAAATAGACCCTATTGTCCCGTGGGGGCTGGTTTTGATATAAAAGAGAGAGTATAAGCCTATCCCCACCTACACACCCCACCACACAGATGCCCAAACCAAAAGCTTTATTCTTCCAGttgttacatttatatatctGGAAGAGTGAGGCTTAGATACATTGTCTTGTATCTAAAAATACTCGCATGTACAAACCTCCAAAAaaggacagtatgtgaaatgctaacaAACACAAAGCAATGACTGATCATATCTATTTGACGATTAAACTAAAAATTGTTagtatatttattttgtctttgaaaTGTAAAGTTTACTGGAATTTAAACTTTCCAAATCTGATGCCTGGAACACATTCCAGAAAAGTtgagacaggagcatgtttaccactgtgttgcatcatattttcttttaacaatgtttaataACCATTTAAGGAGTGTAGAAACCAATTCATCTAGTTTAGaaagcagatttttaaaaattcttttttaTATGGTGCCTTTACAGACATTGCACATGCCATGGTTATTAACATGCTCCCACACCATCACAGAACCTGACTTTTAAACTTTGTGCTGGTAACATCTGGATGGTCATATTCTTCAGTAGCCCAGTGAACACAGTGTTGGTTATTTTCAATAACTAATCTGAAAGGTTAACTCATCAGCTCACAATACACATTtgcactgtgcatcagtccatttcagataagctcaagctcatttttgaagaatgtttttgttgtgcACGTTTTTGTTGTACAGCAAACAAGAATTTATACACTGTCCaaattccctgaatcttttgtcGATATTCATGGTAGAGAGTGAAATACCTTAAATCCTAATAATCCCTCATTGaggaatgttgtttttaaactggTGATTTATTCACTGACACATTTTCAGCAAAGAGTCTCGTCCCATTTCTCTAAAGAACTAGGCCTTTCCTGggtgctccttttatacccaagcaaGATTGcctcacctgtttaagatgtttttttatatacatttcacTGTGTTCCTTGTCCTAAATTGATCATGTAACAAACTTTCAGAACCTTCTTGTAAGCATGCATTTTAGAATGAGAATGAATTTACAAGAAAGAAAGTTgataagataaaatattaaatatctatctactgttttcatttacacaaatgacagtggatttacaaatcaccaatttttgttttatttacactgtaaacactgtcccaactttggaattgatgtttgttgtttcattgcttatatttatataaaaacacatttattgccTCTAATCGATCttacaaatattcacacaaaaCTGTACACATGACACACCTGTTGGCTCTGTTGCTGCCCATGGTGTCTGCCATGAGGTTGTGATTGGCCGCAGAGAGAAGGGTCAGGAAAGAGCAGTGCTCTCCGTCTACACCCAGAGATTCGGAATCGGCATCCTGACACCACACAGTGCACACTCTCGTACACAGCACAGACCCTGCAGACAGAGAACAAGCAAGTGTTTGTGAGTGTTATGAacattagaaaataaaaaaagctacaATACGCTTGGACCAAAACTCAGTTCCAGCTTATAGCACCTCCTGTGTATTTTTCTGTCACTTTTCTCTAACTTTGCTGTGTCTGAGTTGGCCGATATCTCAGTGTGGTGCTGGTCCAGATCATGGTGATTTGGGTCAAAGCGAGAGTTAAAAATAGCGGCAGCAGACTAGTGGAAATTTGCTGGGAGGAGAAGGACACATTTAAATGTGGGCTAATGTCATCATCACTGCCTCATTCTCTTGCTGGGCCCTTCTCTCTTCTCACATACAGGAAACGAGGTTCACACGCAAAatgtacagagagaaaagagtacAGATGGAATCAACACATGCCCTGATATTTTAATCACCAGCAAAAGTCTACAAGTTTATCTGTCCAGTTTTACTTGAAACTCTGCATTATTTCAGTTTagacaaacaaacagataaagAGTTCCATAGTACATCAAAATAGAGCTCCGAAGGCCCTGTGTTTGAAAAGCCATCTGCCCTGAACACAAAGCCATGTGTTAAAGCTGAAATGATCAATTATAAGTAACGTAAAGGCTACTGTCCTCTTTCTGCTCTGTGTGAGATTAGATAACCTACTTTGTCcttcatattaaaataatatgagAAAAGCAACACTTCAGCCAACCGTTTACACAAATTCACTCTTAGTGTAGTTAATCAGCCACAGCAAGCTTTagggtctgaagtttgcttctttagatttAGCACCACTGGAGATGCAAAACCCCAGTTAGCATGTTGCTCACTGCATGCCTAAATAGTCACAGACTTGTCTTAAACCACATTTAGTGGTTAAGTAATCTCCAGACATTACATTAACAAATGGACAAAGGTATACTGGTAGTTAAAACAGTGGTCATAGCCATCCTACAGCCTAAAATTCCATACTgttgtctatttttatagacaacaatgtgtcacacagtgtcagaaaccacataggcAAGTCTATTTGAAATAATTTAACAACTTGACAAGGTTTGAAGCCAGCATGAATGGTTCAGACATGAAGTTAGCACCTTGCTAATTGGTGATAACATGCTTCCATTACTGGACAGTTAcattagcttcagtgcaaaactaaagaaacaaggTTTTAGACTGAAGTCATAGTCAGATCAAAGAAGAATAAACTTTGCCTGACAAAAAATACATCCActtgaactgaaaaaaaaatctgatgacAGTTAATTAATCTAGAACAACTTTAGGCCTTGGAAGCATGTGACAGTTCAAAATAAGAGCACGCtctttctgaaaaaaatgaaagaactgAACCTCAGCCACCACAATATcacaggtttttaaaaaaactatacagttagctaatgttaaccTTGTTGTGAAAACCATATAACAccagaactgcagaaaatagCAAGGTGAAGAAAACAACGAAGGGCCAGCCCAGTGTGGTCTAAgagactttttttaaatgtagaaaGTGTTCACACTCATTCACAACACCATATAACAAGCTTGTCTATCCTCAAACACTGCAAAGTGTCAGGACCACACAGTGGTctgcatagagtatttatttatgtggacttaattttgcatgcctattactacttgtttttatgttgcaccttcatgccgaagcaaattcctagtctgtgaatcctgttcattgacaatggcaataaaacttcttctgattctgattctgattactGGTTGTTGTGCTCCAAATCATCTGGTTTAATCTGATAGGTTAGCTAACAAGCCAGTAAAACACTGCATTGTATGGTCTTGCAGAATTGCCAATTGGGCTGTTCTTCGAGGTTTCTTCAAATGGAAGTGTTATGTTGTGAATTTTTTCACCTGTTTCTGCTGACTGTTTTCTCAGCTTCTAACGTCTCCTCATTTTAACTGCTAGTTCACACAGACACTTCCCCTTTGGTAAATGTTTGTaattgggtgtgtttgtgtcttcTTGGTTAGCAAACTGCCTTCATTTAAGTACACACTCAGATGTATGGTCATGTGGTGAAaccacacatttacaaaaaaatactatattttcaaattatttatcTCTACTGAAAACAAATACTAGTTTAAACTAGTCATTGTAGTTGGACAACCATATAAGCGTTTGTccttatatatacacattttttccatctaaaaaaactaatattataataataacacattttcatagtTTTCCAGGGGTCATACCACCTGGCTTGCTAATCTGAATTAATCTAAATCATAGCTTTGTCAATATTTACGAAAGAGCTTCTGACCTTAGCATCATGCAATGATGGTCACTTGGGATCTTCTTAATGATGCCACAGCCTGAGCACTTGTTTTTAAAAGCATGATAAAATAAAAGTGCTTGTTGTGCCGCACCACATAACATTTGAGGCAAATCAGAATTTACAGACAAAGGATTTTCAAGTGTTCACTGTGCACTATTTTGTAACATCTTATGACTTTAAAGCTTTCAAACATAAAACTCATGCCGAGCTATTTTACTTAGAATTTTATGTAACCAAATTAACCTCTGTAATAGTTTACTTAATCTTGAAATGTAGTAGGATGGTTTCGCCACCTGACCCACACAAAAAATGCATGTGTTATTGACTCACATGCATCTGGTGGTCAGGCcttgtctgtgtgggtgtatgtgtgtgtgcgtgtttagCAGTGTTTGCCTCTGTgttaaacagttaaaacagtCTAAAGGATCCTGTTAACTGTCACAACTTTGGAGGTGTTAGTAGTACCTTCCAATAGAGACTTGAGTTGctggagagaagaaagagcagTTGTTTGAGAATGATCTACTGCATCACTCTATGCTGTGTTTGAGGCTTCAGTTCAGGCCCTGTAGCTGTGCCCTCAGCACTctaaaagaaggaaaataataaagaaGTGGTTAGAATTCAACCACTCATGCTTTGTGGTTATTAAAGCTTCTTACTACGAAGAACAAATTGTTCCAATGGTAGTGTGAAAAAACATCCAGAGTCTCAGGAGGTTTCGTGTTATTTCCTCCACAGATTCAGTCTGGCTCTGTGCTGACAGACACAATGTCCCTCCAGCCACTTCTCAGCCAAGCCTGTCACTCTAGGCTACAATGATGGTGTTTGAAGTAGAGTGTAcagaaactaaagaaaaaaacataacagtGGCCAAAACTCTTGAGACACTGAGGCATACCTGTATAAAAAACAAGAGTAGCTAGCCTATCAGCTTTGAAACCCTTTCTTGATGTTTTGGAGTAGCAAAAGCTTGATCCATGCCTAGAACCATTTGGAGCAATTTACTGATTTACAAATGATTCACAACATGGGTATGTCTGAGCACAGTCTTACCAATACCAACACAGTTGCAGggtgtaatataatattttagttctgtgtagaataaaaataacagaattagcaggctttttattttgctcTAACTAGTGTAGGAACATTATGTTGGGGATGGAACACAAACGTTGGTTCTGCTCAGAGACTGAACTGTTTTTATCTTATATAAGTTCCATTTTTCTAACAAACCGAGTCGTTTATAAACTCAGAAACTCGTATGTATTTAAGTTAAACATTAGTGGATGTTGCTATTTCATAAGATTTGAACTTAAAGTTACTAAAGtagcatttaaatgaaatacttgtACTCTTActcaaacattaaacatttttattttgccaaTCAGTTGAGACCTGTGCATTTTAATTCATTGGTTTTCAACATCCAAACAAAATAACAtcagtgtaaaataaaactGCCCACAACTTTGCCAGTTTGTCTTTGTGCAAGGATTAGTACCACCAAATTGGTGTTGCATCACCATATAAAGACCtaatttatctttttaaatatttactttttgctGTTATATACAGCAGTCTGTTTAAATAATACTTATGCTTTTACTGAAGGGTATTTTGGGCTTTATCCTTTTTTAAATGAGTAAGATTTTGACACTGCATCCATATTTTACTAAAATATAATTTCCCATCCAAatgaaatatgattttatgtttgtgatttgatatgatttatgtatattattatatatgtatattttatgtgaGTACAACTGATAAAATCTTTGTTTGCTAGCCAGCATGTTTGAGATATGCTCAAAATGAGCGAAATTGTATATGTCACAGCGAATAATAAGCAAACAAGCATTTAAGCATGGTCTTAGTGATGGTTTTAGAAAGTGTTTTTCAACAGTCATGACGTATTTAGCTCCCAAGTTTTTCCACGTTTAGCACCAAAATTCCAAGTAGGCATTCGGAGGAAAGGCTCAAGGTTGTATTTTAGCCATTGCGCAATCGTCTGCCCAAAAGTAAAGAAGAAGTCTAATCTAATAATCCCTGCACCACAATAATACTTATCAACCTGCAGAAGGGTGTGTAGAGTTGGATGAGCTGAAGGAGGTATTATGTGTGGCGAGGGAGGATTGCACACTACTGGATTCTGACCTTTGACTGTTACGtgactgttttgttgttttcttgctTGTAGGGCATCACTCACCAGCTGTGGCGAGGACAGCTTGTGCAAGTTTTAGGCTTGGCGTGTATGTGTGATTGCATGTGCGAAAGCTGATAAAACAGACTCTTATAGTCATGTTAATGTTTAGATTTCAGTgcattttaagtgttttctgtgctcagctgtgttttttctgtgttcaCATGTTGATTTTGGGATGTTTAGTTCTGCAGCATTTCTTCACTGTGTTTATACATAGGTCAGAAGGAAATCAGTCAAACACTGATGCCATAAGAAGCAAGACGTAGCGAGATTTAGACCAAATTGTAAGACCAAAGTTTTTTGTATGGCATGGCTGAGGCATGGAAATTATAGCCTTTAAAAAAAGCATAACTTGTGCATAAGTCTTGTCTTCCTTATTAGCGGTGAATAcaatatttttgttcatttttttagatGACAGTATGTTATACAGTATTACTTTACAACTTGACACAGACTGAGGCATGTATCTAATGATTTAGGCTTACAGTAAACACGGTGCTAAATGGTAGGGTATAAGCTTCAATTACTATTTTGtcacactactgtgcaaaagtgtgcAAGGCACCTTAGctattatttaaaaccatttatcgtGGCAGTAAGTGTGTTGTTGTCAGTGACAATACTTTATTACACTAGaataaatgcacataaatattgattacagtaaaaacagacaagtcatttcttgttttttataaAGTAGTTGATATATTTTGAGCTAGTTAGGAcatttggttccagatttctcttCATTAGTTAAAACTAAAGGAGCAAGCTTCAGATATAAAACTTTCCATGCCAAA
This portion of the Pygocentrus nattereri isolate fPygNat1 chromosome 1, fPygNat1.pri, whole genome shotgun sequence genome encodes:
- the LOC108442566 gene encoding ATP-sensitive inward rectifier potassium channel 12, which codes for MADTMGSNRANRYSFVSPDEEGLKISTLGLHNGHGSPSRLPSPGSALSGSGLGGAMENTYNGKISTTGRGQLRSRFVKKNGQCNVVFTNMEDKPRRYLADIFTTCVDIRWRYLLLIFCTTFLASWLIFGVIFYSVSLTHGDFDPERKIQGTGEGQQKPWKPCLLHVEGFVGAFLFSIETQTTIGYGWRCVTEECPVAVVTVVIQSIVGCIIDSFMIGTIMAKMARPKKRNQTLLFSQNAVIALRDGKLCLMWRVGNLRRSHIVEAHVRAQLIRPYVTAEGEFIPLEQMDLNVGYDEGIDRLFLVSPLVIVHEIDEDSPLWAMSQADLETDDFEIVVILEGMVEATAMTTQARSSYLSREILWGHRFEPVIFEDCDRYRVDYARFHKTYEVPSTPACSAKELSELASHRSSASSRSGTPVSRRTQCLRPPHSPSAFCYENEVAFCSAEEEEEERQNEKLKEELATLDMDLATMTTNSVPKDFQKMFHDTAAMTSSNNVLCMLDMDNQIEFDILQTTLPLDPLTYKSESEI